A single window of Nomascus leucogenys isolate Asia chromosome 18, Asia_NLE_v1, whole genome shotgun sequence DNA harbors:
- the CABCOCO1 gene encoding ciliary-associated calcium-binding coiled-coil protein 1 isoform X3: MDFSIIQYSKFMTLLAMLLQNLKTLHMSLEESIKWLGEVMAEIGPTHSQKSEDWNIFDVKQANAIIDYLKISLFQHYKLYEFMFYSAREEIVIGTESFLGCPDMLA; this comes from the exons ATGGATTTTTCTATTATTCAATATTCAAAATTTATGACTTTACTAGCTATGTTACTTCAAAATCTTAAAA CACTACATATGTCCTTAGAGGAAAGCATTAAATGGCTTGGAGAAGTTATGGCTGAAATAGGACCAACACATTCGCAAAAAAGTGAGGACTGGAATATCTTTGATGTAAAACAAGCCAATGCTATCATTGATTACTTAAAAATCAG ctTATTTCAACACTACAAGCTATATGAGTTTATGTTCTACTCTGCCAGGGAAGAAATTGTGATAGGAACTGAG tcttttctaGGATGTCCAGACATGCTTGCCTAA